Proteins from one Gossypium raimondii isolate GPD5lz chromosome 8, ASM2569854v1, whole genome shotgun sequence genomic window:
- the LOC128042956 gene encoding secreted RxLR effector protein 161-like — protein sequence MAEFNMKDLGELHHFLGIEIHQFEKGIFISQESYVKEVIKRFKMENTNPVSTPCITGLKLSKEGEGKLVNSTIFRSLVGKLMYLTSTRPDIVYAVSLVSRFMEKPYSNHWEAAKKILRYVKGTIDYGIFYKANTLVDLIGYTDSDLARSIDDSRSTSSYVFHLGSGAVSWSSKKQLVVALSTTEVEYIAASYA from the coding sequence ATGGCAGAATTTAATATGAAAGATTTGGGAgaacttcatcattttcttgGCATTGAAATTCATCAATTCGagaaaggaatttttatttcacaagagAGCTACGTAAAGGAAGTTATAAAAAGGTTCAAGATGGAAAATACGAATCCAGTCTCTACTCCATGCATTACAGGTCTGAAGTTATCTAAAGAGGGTGAAGGAAAGCTAGTCAATTCCACCATATTCAGAAGTTTGGTTGGAAAGTTGATGTATCTGACTTCGACAAGGCCTGACATCGTGTATGCTGTTAGCTTGGTGAGTAGATTCATGGAGAAACCTTACTCCAATCACTGGGAGGCTGCCAAGAAAATATTGAGATATGTGAAGGGAACCATTGATTATGGAATTTTCTATAAAGCTAATACATTAGTTGATCTCATTGGTTATACGGATAGTGATTTAGCAAGAAGCATTGATGACAGCAGAAGTACTTCTAGTTATGTTTTTCACCTTGGTAGTGGTGCAGTTTCATGGAGCTCAAAGAAACAATTAGTTGTGGCGCTTTCGACTACAGAAGTTGAATATATCGCTGCATCTTATGCATGA